The proteins below come from a single Chrysoperla carnea chromosome 1, inChrCarn1.1, whole genome shotgun sequence genomic window:
- the LOC123290695 gene encoding NADH dehydrogenase [ubiquinone] 1 beta subcomplex subunit 11, mitochondrial translates to MASLTRLRPNILRKLISPKLNTLRLISTSKKSQDTAVVTEKCEVDDSKTVTKNKNWVSYGFDYKNQEEDENVTHATFFFSVTCCLIIGGFVWAYMPDMQMRDWAQRQAYLEIRRREKLGLPHVDPNLVDPSTIQLPSDEELGDTEIII, encoded by the coding sequence ATGGCGTCACTAACAAGATTACGACCTAATATTTTACGAAAGTTAATATCACCTAAATTAAATACACTGCGGTTAATATCTACATCAAAGAAATCACAAGATACAGCTGTAGTTACTGAAAAATGTGAAGTTGATGACAGTAAAACAgtgactaaaaataaaaattgggttAGTTATGGATTCGATTACAAAAATCAAGAAGAGGATGAAAATGTAACTCATGCTACGTTTTTCTTCTCAGTTACATGCTGTTTAATAATTGGTGGTTTTGTATGGGCATACATGCCTGATATGCAAATGCGTGATTGGGCACAACGCCAAGCATATTTGGAAATTCGGCGTCGTGAAAAACTAGGTTTACCCCATgttgatccaaatttagtagatcCAAGTACCATACAATTGCCATCTGATGAAGAACTTGGTGAtactgaaattattatttaa
- the LOC123290694 gene encoding hyccin: MTEEVLQEWLSEYQSLDPTQLRSFAAEQEHNTDVMLGIFTLFEERNKYPQLVDPICSQLFDFYRTREVELQRFTLQFIPVLIRLYLGCVAHGDKRSCRSIETLLIGIYNLEIVDENGQPKVISFRLPSIAQSSIYHEPISLGPSFLTTNVLRRLEECNSKLVSWGPLQQVEALNAQNRLNVMTALMFLFNRHLSRINHKITLEYLCKSILKLVTQGFYRPGHAQRSSYGSNDSTSSNNIRSGSQPPRVPLSSQFLLELLHALYYAAFNGQEYLANQSIESIHQRACYESFVDVQLLANAIKHSLRLSVTSERPMGISMAIGTTTNTPTVSKSMITNASFRIKKLPEDIPIQNKDEANADGKNLVSITEEHEDDVVTANAPEKIKTSKQIKDAVPKSLPKLPTFSGLGKKLNKDKEQKQNDKTNVTSSSTVALSPGDSGDNNPTKKVITQKDGVTKGNRNSITLTDGVLNDITSKKSTSSLNNNSNGSIIVLDSKNIEITTEKVSLVSDSLQEDTSQSVSHDDDSASIILDEHHNVESSAMIPLMTLQENDLKPSMQVSSV, from the exons ATGACTGAAGAAGTGCTACAAGAATGGTTAAGTGAATATCAATCATTGGATCCCACACAATTAAGGTCCTTTGCGGCCGAACAAGAACATAATACGGACGTTATGCTAGGTATATTTACATTATTCGAAGAACGGAATAAATATCCTCAA ctGGTGGATCCAATTTGCAgtcaattatttgatttttatcgtACACGAGAAGTAGAATTACAACGGTTTACTTTACAATTCATTCCAGTATTGATACGTTTATATTTAGGATGCGTTGCACACGGAGATAAGCGCTCATGTCGATCGATTGAAACATTATTAATTGGTATCTATAATTTAGAAATTGTTGATGAAAATGGTCAACCAAAAGTGATTTCATTTCGTCTACCGAGTATTGCGCAATCGTCAATTTATCACGAG ccAATAAGTTTAGGACCATCATTTTTAACTACGAATGTGCTAAGACGTTTAGAAGAATGCAATAGTAAACTAGTGAGTTGGGGTCCATTACAACAGGTGGAAGcattaaatgcacaaaatcgATTAAACGTTATGACAGCATTAATGTTCCTATTTAATCGGCATTTAAGTcgaattaatcataaaattacattagaatatttgtgtaaatctattttaaa gTTAGTGACCCAAGGATTTTATCGCCCGGGTCATGCGCAACGGTCCTCATATGGTAGTAATGATTCCACATCTTCAAATAATATTCGATCAGGAAGCCAACCTCCACGTGTTCCATTAtcatcacaatttttattagagTTATTACATGCGTTATATTATGCAGCATTTAATGGGCAAGAGTATTTAGCAAATCAATCGATTGAATCCATACATCAACGCGCATGCTACGAATCGTTTGTAGATGTACAATTATTAGCAAATGCTATTAAACATTCGCTTCGATTAAGTGTGACAA gTGAACGTCCAATGGGGATAAGTATGGCAATTGGCACAACAACAAATACACCAACAGTGTCCAAGTCAATGATCACAAATGCATCGTTTcggattaaaaaattaccag aggATATACCGATTCAAAACAAAGATGAAGCGAACGCCGATGGTAAGAATTTAGTATCAATAACGGAAGAACACGAAGATGATGTGGTTACAGCGAATGCAcccgaaaaaatcaaaacatcaAAGCAAATTAAGGATGCTGTACCAAAAAGTTTACCAAAATTACCAACATTTTCAGGTCTtggtaaaaaactaaacaaagataaagaacaaaaacaaaatgataaaactaaTGTAACATCGTCTTCGACGGTAGCACTATCGCCAGGGGATTCTGGTGATAATAATCCAACAAAAAAGGTTATTACACAAAAGGATGGTGTTACAAAGGGCAATCGAAATTCAATTACATTAACCGATGGTGTTCTGAATGATATTACATCGAAAAAGTCAACAAGTTCGTTAAATAATAACTCTAACGGATCAATAATTGTTTTGGacagtaaaaatattgaaatcacCACGGAAAAGGTAAGTTTAGTATCAGATTCTTTACAAGAAGACACATCACAATCTGTAAGTCATGATGACGATTCAGCGTCAATAATTTTGGATGAACATCATAATGTCGAAAGTTCAGCCATGATTCCATTGATGACACTTCAAGAGAATGATTTGAAACCTTCCATGCAAGTTAGTTCAGTTTAA